A section of the Solitalea canadensis DSM 3403 genome encodes:
- a CDS encoding M16 family metallopeptidase has protein sequence MAKPDQKLILQPKYVSLPVQMEYSLITLKNGIRVLHKPAQESGIMHMCLVVNTGSRDETAEKAGLAHFIEHLLFKGTKKRNTYQILNRLEVVGADLNAYTTKEQTCIHASFLNEHLERSLDLLTDIMFYSTFPENELEKEKGIVLDELDSYKDTPEEHIQDEFDEIVFKGHVLGQNILGTPETIKAFKQSDIFNFVNDNYNTHEIVLGVYGNISEKKLQKLTEKYLGSIPENNHKKNRVEANGYSPQIIQLEKNCNQSHCIIGSRSYNLTDSHKMGMLLLNNLLGGPGMSSKLNLEIRERFGACYTIESNFVPMTDTGMFSIYFGTDAEKTNRCIKLIHKELKKLREQPLSTLLLQQAKRRFKGQIALAEESRISVIIAMSKSLLDYGRVDSLEEIFNKIDAVTSVELLEIANQNFDPAQLSMLTFMPTE, from the coding sequence ATGGCAAAACCCGATCAAAAATTAATCCTCCAACCTAAATATGTATCTTTGCCGGTTCAAATGGAATATAGTTTAATAACACTCAAAAACGGTATCAGAGTTCTGCATAAGCCAGCTCAGGAGTCAGGCATTATGCACATGTGTTTGGTGGTTAATACCGGTTCGCGCGATGAAACAGCCGAAAAAGCAGGCCTTGCGCACTTTATTGAACATCTATTATTTAAAGGCACAAAGAAACGCAATACTTACCAAATTTTAAACAGACTGGAAGTAGTTGGTGCAGATCTGAATGCTTATACCACAAAGGAACAAACCTGTATACACGCCTCCTTCTTAAACGAACATTTAGAACGTTCGTTAGATTTACTAACGGATATTATGTTCTATTCAACATTTCCGGAAAATGAATTGGAAAAAGAAAAAGGTATTGTACTTGATGAATTAGACTCTTATAAAGACACACCTGAGGAACACATACAGGATGAATTTGATGAAATAGTCTTTAAAGGACATGTGTTAGGGCAAAACATCCTCGGTACTCCTGAAACCATTAAGGCATTTAAACAAAGTGACATTTTCAACTTTGTGAATGATAATTATAACACCCATGAAATCGTATTAGGTGTTTACGGAAACATTTCGGAGAAGAAACTTCAGAAACTCACAGAAAAGTACTTGGGCTCGATCCCTGAAAATAATCATAAAAAAAATCGGGTTGAAGCAAATGGCTATTCTCCTCAAATAATTCAATTAGAAAAGAACTGTAATCAATCTCATTGTATAATTGGTTCCAGATCGTATAATCTTACAGACTCGCACAAAATGGGCATGCTGTTACTGAATAATTTATTGGGCGGTCCTGGCATGAGTTCTAAGCTTAATCTTGAAATCAGAGAACGTTTCGGAGCGTGTTATACAATTGAATCCAACTTTGTTCCAATGACTGACACAGGAATGTTTTCGATCTATTTTGGAACAGATGCAGAGAAAACAAATCGTTGTATCAAGCTTATTCACAAAGAATTAAAAAAACTTAGGGAACAACCATTAAGTACCCTGCTACTTCAGCAAGCTAAAAGACGTTTTAAAGGACAAATTGCATTAGCTGAAGAATCCCGTATCTCAGTAATTATTGCCATGTCTAAAAGCTTATTAGATTATGGTCGCGTTGATAGCCTGGAAGAAATCTTTAATAAGATAGATGCAGTAACCTCTGTAGAATTACTCGAAATAGCCAACCAAAATTTTGACCCGGCACAGTTAAGTATGTTAACATTTATGCCAACAGAATAA
- a CDS encoding ParA family protein, with protein sequence MKIIAIYNLKGGVGKTATAVNLAYLASIEGAKTLLWDLDPQASTTFYYQVKAKIKGGMKKLMGNKSEIEEAIKSTHYDNLDILPADISTRNLDIILDDMKSSKKRLKNILSELSGDYDYVFIDSPPGFSVLSENIFSAADYLLLPMIPTTLSVRAFETITEYFQDNGLEKKKIIPFFSMVDLRKNMHKDIVDEYQNNKHLLKTSINYSSEVEKMGIFRAPLSAFAPRSKSAKAYHSLWKEFKSLITTKK encoded by the coding sequence AAACAGCTACTGCTGTAAATTTAGCCTATTTAGCTTCTATTGAAGGAGCTAAAACCTTACTTTGGGATCTCGACCCGCAAGCATCAACTACCTTTTACTACCAGGTCAAAGCAAAAATAAAAGGTGGAATGAAAAAACTGATGGGTAATAAGTCAGAGATTGAAGAGGCTATCAAATCTACTCATTACGACAATCTGGACATTTTACCTGCCGATATTTCCACACGAAATCTTGATATCATCCTGGATGACATGAAGTCTTCTAAGAAAAGACTTAAAAACATTTTAAGTGAATTAAGCGGTGACTATGATTATGTATTCATCGACTCCCCTCCCGGTTTTTCAGTGCTTTCTGAAAATATTTTTTCAGCAGCTGATTATCTTCTTTTACCGATGATACCAACAACGCTCTCTGTAAGGGCTTTTGAAACGATCACTGAATATTTTCAGGATAATGGCCTTGAAAAGAAAAAAATAATTCCCTTTTTCTCAATGGTTGATTTGCGAAAAAACATGCATAAAGACATTGTTGATGAATATCAAAACAATAAGCATCTGCTTAAAACCAGTATAAATTATTCATCAGAGGTGGAGAAAATGGGCATTTTCCGAGCACCGTTGTCTGCATTTGCTCCCAGATCAAAATCAGCTAAAGCTTATCATTCCTTATGGAAAGAATTTAAATCATTGATTACAACAAAAAAATAA
- the hpt gene encoding hypoxanthine phosphoribosyltransferase, whose amino-acid sequence MIITLHDKSFEPYIKEVAIQNRINAIAEQISDDYKGKTPVFISMLNGAFWFTADLLKNYDGNCEVSFVKFKSYHGTESTGTVTQSVGIDVDLSGRDIIILEDIVDTGKTLSVFLDELFKHTPASVKIASLLLKPNALKYPIKVDYTGFEIPNDFIVGYGLDYDGLGRNYKDIYVVK is encoded by the coding sequence ATGATAATTACGCTACACGATAAAAGCTTTGAACCTTATATTAAGGAGGTTGCTATTCAAAATAGAATTAACGCAATTGCAGAACAGATAAGTGATGATTATAAGGGAAAAACACCTGTATTTATTTCAATGCTTAACGGTGCATTTTGGTTTACAGCCGACCTGCTCAAGAATTATGACGGAAACTGTGAAGTAAGTTTTGTGAAATTCAAATCTTACCACGGGACAGAAAGTACAGGAACAGTAACCCAAAGCGTTGGTATTGATGTTGATTTATCAGGACGGGATATAATTATCCTTGAAGATATTGTAGATACCGGAAAAACATTAAGTGTGTTTTTAGATGAGTTATTTAAACATACTCCTGCATCTGTTAAAATCGCTTCGTTATTGTTAAAACCTAATGCATTAAAATATCCGATTAAAGTAGATTATACCGGTTTTGAAATTCCTAATGATTTTATTGTAGGCTACGGATTAGACTATGATGGATTGGGAAGAAACTATAAAGATATTTATGTGGTAAAATAA
- a CDS encoding glucosaminidase domain-containing protein, which yields MKKLKLFLLLSIINIYAYGQNRLATTYAKKYGELAVSEMKRTGIPASITLAQGIIESGGGTTSLARKANNHFGVKAGRSWKGKRHGNFRKYETAEEAFDDRSDFLSQKKTYASLFKLDLCDYKGWARGLQKAGYATSKRYATDLIRCIEQNNLHEWDKLVCTDKEDNNELVVPTELIASVDSVAVTTASKPTVRAKSAHTYHKIKSGESLYTIAKKYKTTVNKLKSLNSLQSAKIKPGQRIRIN from the coding sequence ATGAAGAAATTAAAGCTCTTTTTGTTGCTTTCAATAATTAATATATATGCATACGGACAAAATCGTTTGGCAACAACGTATGCAAAAAAATATGGAGAACTTGCCGTTTCAGAGATGAAACGTACCGGTATTCCGGCAAGCATAACACTTGCTCAGGGCATAATTGAGTCTGGAGGAGGAACAACATCACTTGCCAGAAAAGCTAACAATCATTTCGGAGTAAAAGCCGGTCGTAGCTGGAAGGGTAAACGCCATGGAAATTTTAGAAAGTATGAAACCGCTGAAGAAGCGTTTGACGATCGTTCCGATTTCCTTTCTCAAAAAAAGACTTACGCTTCTTTATTTAAGCTCGACCTTTGTGACTATAAAGGATGGGCCAGGGGTTTACAAAAAGCCGGATATGCCACAAGTAAGCGATATGCAACTGATCTAATTCGTTGCATTGAACAAAATAATTTACACGAGTGGGATAAGCTGGTTTGTACAGATAAAGAAGACAATAATGAGTTAGTTGTCCCAACCGAATTAATTGCGTCGGTTGACAGTGTGGCGGTAACGACGGCCTCAAAACCTACAGTTCGTGCTAAATCTGCGCATACTTACCATAAGATAAAAAGCGGAGAGTCTCTTTATACAATCGCGAAAAAATATAAAACTACCGTAAATAAGCTTAAATCATTAAATTCGTTGCAATCTGCAAAAATTAAACCCGGACAACGTATTCGCATTAACTAA
- a CDS encoding O-methyltransferase, with product MEIINKKIDAYIDAHTDIEPEVLKILNRETHLKVLLPRMLSGHFQGRVLSMISKMIKPHRILELGTYTGYSAICLSEGLAEEGKLTTIDINAELEPFVRSFFEKAKVDHKIEYIIGDGTQVVPELNELFDLVFIDADKKNNGTYYDLVFDKVKPGGFILIDNVLWSGKVIDENPDKDTKVILAFNEKVQNDERVENVMLPIRDGVLLVRKR from the coding sequence ATGGAAATTATCAATAAAAAAATAGACGCATATATAGATGCTCATACAGATATAGAACCTGAAGTTCTAAAAATTCTCAACAGAGAAACCCACCTGAAAGTATTATTACCCCGTATGCTGTCGGGGCATTTCCAGGGACGTGTATTGAGTATGATCAGCAAAATGATAAAACCTCACCGCATTCTGGAACTTGGAACTTATACCGGTTATTCAGCTATTTGCCTATCAGAAGGATTAGCTGAAGAGGGAAAGCTCACTACTATAGACATTAATGCTGAATTGGAACCATTTGTACGTTCTTTTTTTGAAAAAGCTAAAGTGGATCACAAAATCGAATATATTATTGGTGACGGCACACAAGTAGTACCTGAACTGAATGAACTATTTGACCTTGTTTTTATAGATGCCGATAAGAAAAACAATGGTACCTATTATGACCTTGTATTTGATAAAGTAAAACCAGGTGGATTCATTTTAATTGATAATGTATTGTGGAGCGGCAAGGTTATTGACGAGAATCCTGATAAGGACACCAAAGTTATTCTTGCATTTAATGAAAAAGTGCAAAACGATGAACGTGTAGAAAATGTAATGCTACCTATCAGAGACGGCGTTTTATTAGTTCGCAAGAGATAA
- the nadD gene encoding nicotinate (nicotinamide) nucleotide adenylyltransferase, with translation MKIGLFFGSFNPIHLGHLVIASYMANYTELDKVWLVVSPHNPFKAIGDLIHVHDRLEMAKIATEDTDEIEVSDVELKLPRPSYTIDTLTYLSEKYPQHEFWLIMGADNLKSLKKWKNYESILKYYKIVVYPRPGADVSEWANHPAVIITDTPQMDISATFIRKAVAENKSIRFLVTDGVREFIEKKGLYRKIIKA, from the coding sequence ATGAAAATCGGATTATTCTTTGGGTCATTTAATCCTATTCATTTAGGACATTTGGTGATTGCCAGTTATATGGCTAATTATACTGAACTGGATAAAGTGTGGTTGGTGGTGTCTCCGCATAATCCTTTTAAAGCGATAGGCGATCTGATTCATGTCCACGATAGGCTGGAAATGGCTAAGATTGCAACCGAAGATACGGATGAGATCGAAGTGAGCGATGTTGAATTAAAGCTTCCACGGCCCTCGTATACCATTGATACGCTTACTTATTTATCAGAGAAATATCCACAGCATGAGTTTTGGCTAATTATGGGAGCCGATAACCTGAAATCGCTGAAAAAATGGAAGAATTACGAGTCTATTCTCAAATACTATAAAATAGTTGTTTATCCTCGTCCGGGAGCAGATGTGAGCGAGTGGGCTAATCATCCGGCAGTAATAATTACGGATACACCTCAAATGGATATTTCAGCAACATTTATTCGCAAGGCCGTTGCTGAGAATAAAAGCATCCGTTTTTTAGTTACTGATGGAGTGCGTGAGTTTATTGAAAAGAAAGGTTTATACAGAAAAATAATAAAGGCTTAA
- a CDS encoding SnoaL-like domain-containing protein, which translates to MSYLEKAKALYVMVGEGKILEAFEKFYSDRVTMEELGEEPRKGKEINLNYEKNWLAGIKEFHGSGVDAITSNEEEGVTMVESWMDLTFQNGQRMNLEQVAVQRWENDHIVYEKFYHK; encoded by the coding sequence ATGAGTTACTTAGAAAAAGCAAAAGCCCTTTATGTAATGGTTGGTGAAGGTAAAATTCTTGAAGCCTTTGAGAAATTTTACTCGGATAGAGTTACAATGGAAGAATTAGGCGAAGAGCCTCGCAAAGGGAAAGAAATAAACCTCAATTATGAGAAAAATTGGCTCGCAGGAATAAAAGAGTTTCATGGTTCGGGTGTTGATGCCATTACTTCCAATGAAGAAGAAGGTGTAACAATGGTTGAAAGCTGGATGGACTTAACTTTCCAGAATGGTCAGCGAATGAATCTTGAACAAGTTGCAGTTCAGCGTTGGGAAAACGACCATATCGTTTATGAAAAATTCTATCATAAATAA
- the mfd gene encoding transcription-repair coupling factor yields MQTIQEILSLYQNDPRLQQLGSLIQLQQQRIHLKGLIGSSDAVLSNALHASTEQTFIFVLPTYEEAVYFLNDIENISGKSALLFPASYRKPFEFIQPDSGNVLLRAEVLNEIKSKSRLSKLIATYPEALAEKVISRETLEKNTLDIKVNDKLSIDFINEFLHEYAFERVDFVYEAGQYSVRGGIVDIFSFSHDLPYRVEFFGDDVESIRTFDPEDQLSVAKMDRITIVPNVQSKLLTDNNTSFLDYIDENSVLWFKDVTFTYDIIEKGVKKAKDLYKALPDEEKGIHTEWMDPKYLFDESSAVKRNIDRFTVIEFGKQFTYEPTSVFNFDLKPQPSFNKDFNLLQHNLNENINEDIHNFIFADSAKQVERLYAIFADLPKEEGAKTKSSGLNEVPFTPINLSIHEGFVDKELKVAFYTDHQIFDRYYKYKSRKTYTQSQSITLKELRELKPGDFVTHIDHGIGKYAGLQKMEVNGQIQESIRLVYADNDLLYVNINSLNRISKYTGKDGTQPKLNKLGTDAWDKLKKNTKKKVKDIARDLIKLYAQRKAKEGYAFMPDTYLQNELEASFIYEDTPDQEKSTADVKKDMEAPHPMDRLVCGDVGFGKTEVAIRAAFKAVTDSKQVAVLVPTTILASQHYRTFKERLKDFPCNIDYINRFKSSKQIKETLKKLEEGKVDIIIGTHRLVSKDVKFKDLGLLIIDEEQKFGVTVKEKLKSMRVNVDTLTLTATPIPRTLHFSLMGARDLSIISTPPANRQPVITELHVFNEKIIKDAVEFEVDRGGQVFFVHNRVSDIHDVAGLIRKLCKNVKVCVGHGQMEGEDLEDVMADFIEGKYDVLVATTIIEAGLDISNANTILINQAHNFGLSDLHQMRGRVGRSNKKAFCYLLSPPLSVLTPEARKRLSAIEEFSDLGSGFNVAMRDLDIRGAGNLLGSEQSGFIAEIGYEMYHKILDEAVQELKEDEFSELFKDEKPRPFVSFTTIDTDLELLIPTEYVSSTQERYNLYNELSRVENETELQAFSDQLIDRFGPYPRQVKELLNTMRLQWLAKDIGFEKLMLKNKTLRGFFIANQQSLYYESDQFTKVLNYVQTHQRESRLKEGKNALSITFDSVQNIEQAISILAELVGVEVS; encoded by the coding sequence ATGCAAACTATTCAGGAAATTCTTTCTCTCTATCAGAACGATCCTCGCTTACAGCAATTAGGATCGTTGATTCAATTACAGCAACAACGAATTCATTTAAAAGGATTAATTGGTTCGTCAGATGCAGTATTGTCAAACGCTCTTCATGCCTCTACAGAGCAAACTTTCATTTTTGTTCTGCCAACTTATGAAGAAGCGGTTTACTTTTTGAATGATATTGAAAACATTAGCGGTAAATCAGCGCTATTGTTTCCTGCATCGTATCGAAAACCTTTTGAATTTATTCAACCAGATTCAGGCAATGTTTTGCTAAGAGCAGAAGTTTTAAATGAAATAAAGTCAAAAAGTCGTTTATCAAAACTAATTGCTACTTATCCGGAGGCGTTGGCGGAGAAAGTTATTAGCAGAGAGACTTTAGAGAAAAATACGCTTGACATCAAAGTAAATGATAAACTCAGTATTGATTTCATCAATGAGTTTTTACACGAATATGCTTTCGAACGTGTTGATTTCGTTTACGAGGCTGGACAATACTCTGTGCGTGGAGGAATTGTTGATATTTTCTCCTTCTCTCATGATCTGCCTTACCGTGTCGAGTTTTTTGGTGATGATGTGGAATCCATTCGAACTTTCGATCCGGAAGACCAGCTTTCGGTTGCTAAAATGGACCGGATTACCATTGTCCCTAATGTTCAGTCTAAGCTGTTAACAGATAACAATACTTCGTTCTTAGATTATATTGATGAGAATTCGGTGCTTTGGTTCAAAGATGTAACGTTTACTTATGATATAATTGAAAAAGGTGTCAAAAAAGCGAAAGACCTTTATAAAGCACTTCCTGATGAAGAAAAAGGCATTCATACCGAATGGATGGACCCTAAGTATTTATTCGATGAAAGTTCAGCTGTAAAAAGAAACATCGACAGGTTTACAGTCATTGAATTTGGCAAGCAGTTCACTTATGAGCCAACTTCGGTATTCAATTTCGACTTAAAACCTCAGCCTTCCTTCAACAAAGATTTCAACCTACTTCAGCATAATCTTAACGAAAATATTAACGAAGATATCCATAACTTCATTTTTGCAGATAGCGCCAAACAGGTTGAACGGTTATATGCAATCTTTGCTGATCTTCCAAAAGAAGAAGGTGCTAAAACAAAAAGTTCCGGATTAAATGAAGTTCCTTTTACGCCTATAAACCTTTCCATTCATGAAGGTTTTGTAGACAAGGAATTAAAAGTCGCTTTTTATACAGATCACCAGATATTTGATCGTTATTATAAATATAAATCCCGTAAAACCTATACCCAATCCCAGTCGATTACACTTAAAGAACTTCGTGAACTAAAACCGGGAGACTTTGTTACGCACATTGATCATGGAATTGGTAAATATGCCGGTTTGCAAAAGATGGAAGTTAATGGCCAAATACAGGAATCTATCCGATTGGTATATGCCGACAATGATTTATTGTATGTTAACATCAATTCATTAAACCGAATTTCTAAATATACCGGTAAAGATGGCACTCAACCTAAGTTGAATAAACTAGGAACGGATGCCTGGGACAAACTAAAAAAAAACACTAAAAAAAAAGTTAAAGACATAGCCCGTGATCTTATTAAGCTTTATGCCCAACGGAAAGCAAAAGAAGGATATGCTTTTATGCCAGACACTTATCTTCAAAACGAACTAGAAGCTTCGTTTATTTACGAAGATACTCCAGACCAGGAAAAATCAACTGCTGATGTTAAAAAAGACATGGAGGCCCCTCATCCTATGGATCGATTGGTTTGTGGAGATGTCGGTTTCGGTAAAACTGAAGTGGCAATTCGTGCAGCATTTAAAGCAGTTACAGACAGTAAACAAGTAGCCGTTTTAGTACCAACTACTATTCTTGCATCACAACATTACCGAACTTTTAAAGAACGTTTAAAGGATTTCCCTTGTAACATTGATTATATCAACCGTTTTAAATCAAGTAAACAGATTAAGGAAACACTTAAAAAACTTGAAGAAGGTAAAGTTGATATTATCATCGGAACACATCGCTTGGTAAGTAAAGATGTGAAATTCAAAGACCTTGGCCTTCTGATTATCGATGAGGAACAAAAATTTGGTGTTACAGTAAAAGAAAAACTAAAATCGATGCGGGTAAACGTGGATACGCTAACGTTAACGGCTACTCCTATTCCCCGCACCCTCCATTTTTCATTGATGGGAGCCAGAGATCTTTCAATCATAAGTACTCCTCCAGCAAACAGACAGCCTGTAATAACTGAACTTCATGTTTTTAATGAAAAGATCATTAAGGATGCTGTTGAATTTGAGGTTGACAGGGGCGGACAAGTGTTCTTTGTTCACAATAGGGTAAGTGATATTCATGATGTTGCCGGGTTAATTCGCAAACTGTGTAAAAATGTAAAAGTTTGTGTTGGTCACGGACAAATGGAAGGAGAAGATCTGGAGGATGTAATGGCTGATTTTATTGAAGGCAAATACGATGTTTTAGTGGCCACTACTATTATCGAAGCCGGATTAGATATTTCCAATGCCAATACCATTTTAATTAATCAGGCTCATAATTTCGGTTTAAGTGATTTACATCAGATGCGCGGACGGGTAGGTCGTTCAAACAAAAAAGCTTTTTGTTATTTGTTGAGTCCGCCATTATCTGTTTTAACCCCTGAAGCCCGCAAACGATTAAGTGCCATCGAAGAGTTCTCCGATTTAGGAAGCGGCTTTAATGTGGCTATGCGCGATTTAGATATTCGCGGAGCAGGAAACCTGTTAGGCTCTGAACAAAGTGGTTTTATTGCAGAAATTGGATACGAAATGTATCATAAAATTTTGGATGAAGCTGTTCAGGAGTTAAAAGAGGATGAGTTTAGTGAATTATTTAAAGATGAAAAACCTCGTCCTTTTGTAAGCTTTACCACAATTGATACCGATCTTGAACTACTTATTCCAACCGAATACGTAAGCAGTACACAAGAGCGCTATAATTTATACAATGAACTAAGTCGTGTTGAAAATGAGACTGAACTTCAGGCCTTTTCAGATCAGTTAATCGATCGTTTCGGTCCTTACCCGCGCCAGGTGAAGGAATTACTAAACACGATGCGTTTACAATGGCTTGCAAAAGATATTGGATTTGAAAAGTTAATGCTAAAGAATAAAACGCTACGTGGGTTCTTTATCGCCAATCAGCAATCTCTTTATTACGAATCGGATCAATTTACCAAAGTGCTTAATTATGTGCAAACACACCAAAGGGAAAGCCGATTAAAAGAAGGAAAGAATGCACTTTCTATTACATTCGATAGTGTTCAAAACATTGAACAAGCAATCTCGATACTGGCCGAATTAGTTGGCGTGGAAGTATCCTAA
- a CDS encoding S8 family peptidase produces the protein MTKTLSISLFALLASSAAFAQAPTQAPDNWFNLDPKLDKVQGVSTEKTYKELLKGKKYQSIVVAVIDGGVDTTHEDLKSVLWKNSKEIPGNGIDDDKNGYIDDVYGWNFIGGKDGRNINHETMELTRLYAPLATKFKDGKPLDASLQPEYEKYLKLKSDYEKEFNETKERYANYEGFLQQLNKINSMLKMQLKVEKLDVATLSKVNTGDENINKLAGNLKNMLEANGSPDLDDQIEKLGEAVDDLKGRLDFGLNTTINERTIVGDDPTNSSERYYGNNDVTGPDAGHGSHVAGIIAAARNNGIGMNGVADHVKIMAVRAVPNGDERDKDVANAIRYAVDNGAKVINMSFGKSYDYDKKAVDEAVKYAASKDVLLIHAAGNDASNNDTVGNYPNKNFISGGSAANWIEVGALSWKSGEESVANFSNYGKKTVDVFAPGVDIYSTVPFSKYKSNSGTSMAAPVVAGIAAVIRSYFPKLTAEQVKTIIVNSTEKFPTLQVVAPGAEDKKQVKFSDLSITGGVVNLYDAVKLAATMSKK, from the coding sequence ATGACTAAAACACTCTCTATTTCATTATTTGCATTGTTAGCGAGTTCTGCCGCATTTGCACAAGCTCCAACACAAGCACCTGATAACTGGTTCAATCTTGATCCTAAATTGGATAAAGTACAAGGTGTCAGCACTGAAAAGACTTACAAAGAGCTATTAAAAGGCAAAAAATATCAATCAATTGTTGTTGCCGTAATTGACGGTGGGGTAGATACTACTCACGAAGACCTTAAATCAGTTTTGTGGAAAAACAGCAAAGAAATTCCGGGTAATGGAATTGACGATGATAAAAACGGGTACATTGACGACGTTTACGGATGGAATTTCATAGGCGGTAAAGACGGTCGCAATATCAACCATGAAACGATGGAGTTAACCCGTTTATATGCACCATTAGCTACAAAATTTAAAGACGGAAAACCACTCGATGCTTCATTGCAGCCGGAGTATGAAAAATACCTGAAGCTTAAATCAGACTACGAGAAAGAATTTAACGAAACTAAAGAGCGTTATGCTAACTACGAAGGATTTTTGCAGCAGTTAAACAAGATCAACTCCATGCTAAAAATGCAATTAAAAGTTGAAAAGCTAGATGTTGCTACTTTATCGAAGGTAAATACAGGAGATGAAAACATTAATAAGCTTGCCGGCAATCTAAAAAACATGTTGGAAGCCAATGGTAGCCCTGATTTGGATGACCAGATTGAAAAATTAGGTGAAGCCGTAGATGATTTAAAGGGACGCCTTGATTTCGGCTTAAATACAACCATTAATGAGCGTACAATTGTCGGAGATGATCCTACCAATTCAAGTGAGCGTTATTACGGAAACAATGATGTTACCGGCCCTGATGCAGGTCATGGTTCACATGTTGCAGGTATTATTGCAGCAGCCCGGAACAATGGAATTGGAATGAACGGCGTGGCAGATCATGTTAAAATCATGGCTGTTCGTGCAGTTCCAAACGGTGACGAACGTGATAAGGATGTTGCCAATGCGATCCGTTATGCTGTTGACAATGGAGCCAAAGTAATCAATATGAGTTTTGGTAAATCCTATGATTATGATAAAAAAGCAGTTGATGAAGCTGTTAAATATGCAGCATCAAAAGATGTTTTATTAATTCATGCTGCAGGAAATGACGCTTCTAACAATGACACAGTTGGTAATTACCCTAATAAAAACTTTATCAGCGGCGGAAGCGCAGCCAACTGGATTGAGGTCGGGGCACTTTCTTGGAAAAGTGGAGAAGAGTCAGTTGCAAACTTTTCAAATTATGGCAAAAAAACAGTTGACGTATTTGCACCTGGTGTAGATATTTACTCAACAGTTCCTTTCTCAAAATACAAATCGAATAGCGGAACAAGTATGGCCGCGCCTGTTGTTGCAGGTATTGCAGCTGTAATTCGTTCTTACTTTCCTAAGTTAACTGCCGAGCAGGTAAAAACTATCATTGTTAATTCAACTGAGAAATTCCCAACACTGCAGGTTGTTGCACCTGGTGCTGAAGATAAAAAACAAGTTAAGTTCAGTGACTTATCTATAACAGGTGGAGTAGTTAATCTTTACGATGCTGTTAAATTAGCGGCTACAATGTCAAAGAAATAG
- a CDS encoding glucosaminidase domain-containing protein has product MNNWKIFTLCIITLSLASCSASKTSVNSQSKASVTSSSAGGGSVTSYPKSNSTQQYINKYKQIAVEEMRRTGIPASITLAQGIFESASGNSDLAIKANNHFGVKCTSDWNGETYHKDDDKPNECFRKYPHAEGSFHDHSQFLQRPRYASLFKLDPADYKGWANGLKAAGYATNPQYGPKLIELIERYELNKFDKAGQKDMVVASTNRGSLYFEQKPVNEEGYVKKTASVPSIVEEVVPEGFYRVKAGDTLYGIAKKFNVKVENIVTWNSLESYSIEVGQKLKVSK; this is encoded by the coding sequence ATGAACAATTGGAAAATTTTTACGCTGTGTATTATCACGCTCTCACTTGCATCATGTTCAGCAAGCAAAACTTCAGTAAACTCTCAATCAAAGGCAAGTGTTACTAGCAGTAGCGCTGGAGGAGGTTCAGTAACTTCTTACCCTAAATCAAACAGTACCCAACAATACATCAATAAATATAAACAAATCGCAGTTGAAGAGATGCGACGTACGGGTATACCTGCAAGTATCACTTTAGCTCAAGGTATTTTTGAGTCTGCAAGTGGTAATAGTGATTTAGCTATTAAAGCCAATAACCATTTCGGAGTTAAATGCACCAGTGACTGGAATGGAGAAACCTATCATAAAGATGATGATAAACCGAACGAGTGCTTCAGAAAATACCCTCATGCTGAAGGATCGTTTCACGATCACTCTCAGTTTCTTCAACGCCCTCGTTATGCTTCTTTATTTAAACTTGACCCTGCCGACTACAAAGGATGGGCAAATGGATTAAAAGCAGCCGGCTATGCAACTAATCCTCAATATGGCCCTAAACTAATCGAATTAATTGAGCGATATGAGCTGAATAAATTCGACAAAGCAGGACAAAAGGATATGGTAGTTGCCTCAACCAATAGAGGTAGCTTATACTTTGAGCAAAAACCGGTAAATGAAGAAGGTTATGTAAAAAAAACAGCCTCAGTTCCTTCAATTGTTGAAGAAGTGGTACCGGAAGGCTTTTACAGAGTTAAAGCAGGAGATACTTTATACGGTATCGCTAAAAAATTTAATGTAAAAGTTGAAAATATTGTAACCTGGAACAGCCTTGAGTCGTATTCAATTGAAGTTGGTCAAAAACTAAAAGTTTCTAAATAA